From Hymenobacter sediminicola:
GCCGTAGCAGTCCAGATGGCTCAGGAAGGGGGCCGAGTGGCCATACTAGGCCGCGACGCACAGGAGGGCCGAGACGTAGTGCGTGAGATAAAAGCGGCTGGAGGAACGGCTATGTTTATCCGTACAGACGTGGGCCGCGATGCGCAACTAGTGGCAGCCGTAAACAAAACGCTGGCTGCTTGGCATAAAATAGACGTTCTGGTCAGCAATGCCGGTATGATGACCTTCGATACCATCCTTACGCTCAAGCCCAAGAGCTGGGACACGCTTTTGCAGGTGAATCTGCGCAGTTTGTTTCGGCTCACGCAGTTGTGTCTGCCGCATATGAAGCACGGCAGTATCGTGGCCGTCAGTTCGGTACATGCCCATCAGACTACTCCCAACGTTATTCCATACGCCACCAGCAAGGGCGCCATTGAGGCCTTTGTACGGGGCTTGAGTCAGGAAATTCCGCACACGCACACTCGCATCAATGCTGTAGCGCCTGGTGCCGTGGATACGCCAATGCTTTGGAGCAACCCGAACGTGAAGAGCGGCAAAGAGAAAATCACTGGTCAGGTAGGCACTCCTGAAGAGTTGTCGGCCGCCATTTGCTTCTTGGCTTCCTCCGAAGCCAGCTTCATCAACGGCACCACTCTGGTAGCTGACGGTGGGCGTCTGGCAACTTTATAGAGCCCTAACGCTGCTCAGCA
This genomic window contains:
- a CDS encoding SDR family NAD(P)-dependent oxidoreductase, producing MQQRFQDKVCFVTGATSGIGRAVAVQMAQEGGRVAILGRDAQEGRDVVREIKAAGGTAMFIRTDVGRDAQLVAAVNKTLAAWHKIDVLVSNAGMMTFDTILTLKPKSWDTLLQVNLRSLFRLTQLCLPHMKHGSIVAVSSVHAHQTTPNVIPYATSKGAIEAFVRGLSQEIPHTHTRINAVAPGAVDTPMLWSNPNVKSGKEKITGQVGTPEELSAAICFLASSEASFINGTTLVADGGRLATL